The Elaeis guineensis isolate ETL-2024a chromosome 12, EG11, whole genome shotgun sequence sequence TGAGCATTTATTATCGttaacataataaaataataccaCTCAAGATTAGCTTATATATATAAAGAACAAGTGTAACACTGATGAAATTAGCAAAAatgaaaaatcagaaaagaatgACAGCAAGGGATTTCAGAAAGTTGTATGGTTGATGATCACTCTAAATCTGGCACCACTCCCCCACTAGAGAAAAAAAAACACCAGCCATCAGCCCCTTTCTTGTACCCGCCTCCAGTAATCCAACTGTACCCACCCACACACCCCCTGCAAGTACCATCCTCAGTGAGGGTGAACTTACAGAAAGGTAGAAAAGATAAATGTTGTAGATGGCCCAGGGATGAGGGAAGAAATGTTACTATACCTCATGCCAACACTTCACCATCTCACATGCCAACCGTCGTTTCACAGCTAGTGTGGCCTTGGGACTATCTATCGCCATTCCAAGTTGAATTTCAATGCTCTATAGGGCAAAAAAAGCCACATATAAGTCAAataattgaaaagatttttcacTAACATTTATTGCTAAACAAAAAACAACAAATACTCATGCATGGACCAACCTTTCTAAAGGTGTGACCTGACATTGAAAACATTCAGATAATGTGTCCATTAAGAGTTTCTTAAAATAATTCACAGAAAAggtgataaaaatctaaaaagcaACACCAATAAGTTCTTGATATCATACTTTAAAGAAAGTACCTGATGCTATGGTGGGTTGCTTTGTTTTGGAGTTTTTCTTCACTTTCTTATCCTTATGTTAATTTACCAACCAACATGAGCAAGATAAATATTCATAGTGCTCCCAAATATACAGAAGCGTCTTTCAATTTCTAAGTGATTGGCAAAGACTGTTCACTGGCTGCTACCAAGTTTACAATGTAATTTAACATCTACAATATAAGAACACCAAATATTTTGTCCTCCAACAATGTTGTTAATAGTCTTCAAGTATATAATGCTTATAAATTTCAAGAACATGGCTGATGAAAAAATAGAAGTGAGCCTGCTCCTGTTAGGAAGCCCAGAACATATATAACCCTAATCAATTCAATGTAACAAACAAATGATTCAAATCTTCAATTCATTGGGACAGCTCATTGGAAATAAAGGAAAGCTGACAAATCCCAAGTCAGTACCATACAGCAACAAATATCACTTTGACCTAAAGGTTCACAGTTTCTTAGCATCAAAAATGGCAGAACCAATACAACCATAAAACCTAAATTTTGCACACCTCAGTGATCATAAATATACAATTTTCAACAGCTTTGCTCAATTGTTAACATTGATGGCCATCAAAATGCTAAGATTTTGAAATATGCATAGCAAAATTAAAAATTCCCAAAAAATGTAAGCATTGTAAGATTATGCATTTGCTACCTAtatatatgcatgaaaatatacaGCATAACCAAACAAGCCTTGTACCATCTATCATTCTCTCataattcttttattttaattttagtagttCAAATTGAAAAGATGCTCAAAACATGGTGTGGAATCTCATGTGCTTGCATATGTGCGGTTATCCAAATTACAGCTTAAGTCCAACTACGTTTGTCTCGGCATGAAATTATTACAGGAATATATAGGATTATTCAAAAACTGAATGCACTTGATATCTCTATCGCCTCTTTATGATTTTACAGTTTAGAATTTATGTAACTCTGCATGTCTGTGTGCAGACACATAATCCAAGATACAATCTATACATTTAACAACCCACCACTCTTACAAAATATCACGTATTCAGTGCTCCTTAATAGGTACTAAAAGCATGTCACGATATGGATTTTATGTAGAATCTCCTTAGATGCTTAGTGGACCAGATACAAAGAACTGACAGAGTACCAGACTTAAATTGGTGAGCTAAAGAATATACAAACTAATTTGCTTGGCCCATTCATGGGAACAAAATAAATAGCCATATAAGAGCATTCAAAACCAACAAAGTAGtaagttaacaaattgaagagatCCCATAAAGCAGAACAGATTATGCAGTAGCATCAATCTCTGCACAATATTCAACCTTCTTAGTGGGGTGGAAGAGACTATCTAGCTTTCCGATTAACAAGATGTAGAAGGTAATCATAGAACATTTGTTTTTTAGGACAATAGCCAACAATTTTAATGAAGGCTAAAGCCAAGAATGCATAAATAAGCTGTATGCTGAACAAAGTGCACAGCAGAGACAGACTAGCTGACCATGGAGACAGCATGTGCAATTTTGGTCTGCTAGGTGGTATAGTCAACTAGATTATCTACCAACTAATGATAATAAGTGAAATCTTAGGGGGGGCACAAGTGGAAAGAAATTTATTATTATGATGCATATAGCCAATGGTTTACACTGATAGAGACAGAGCTATACTTCCATTACAATGAAAACTCCTCAAGGGCCCTGATCCAAACACCAGAAGTGTTTTTTCAGATGAGTAATATGTTCGCCAATTAGCCAAAGACAAACTTCCATATTATCAATCCCTAATCCTCCTATCTTCTCATCTAACGAACCTTTTAACTTCAAACAATGAATTCTTATATAAGGTTAAACCTTCAGCTCCAGCAAAAGTCACTTGGAAAGGTCTTTGGTTTTTGTTATCACCGGCTGAGAAGCCCTGGAAACAAACATGTCGTGGAAGTAGGCATTCCAAATCACAATAAATCTCTTCCCAGCCAAAAGCCAATCAAACCAATTTGTCATATGGTCTTAACTCTTAACAAATCACCTTAGTTACTCCAAACCCTAAAAGCAACAAATGATCAACCTTTGATCAATAAATAGAAGCTTTTCAATCTTGCAAACCTAGCAACCTGATAAAGCAAAGTAGATGAAACGTAACAATGAACCCCCCAACACCACCCTCAACCCCCCCCCCAACACACACAACACGCAGACCCACCTTTGTCTAAAATCATTTTCACGATCATGAAAGTGTAATTCATCCTAGAATCATCAACAAAACatttgtatgtgtgtgtatgtatggagAGAATATAGATAATATGTTATATGCGGGCACCTATAGAACAATCCAAAAAAGGTCAGTCTTGACTCGATGACCGGCGGCCTGATGCTAGTGATACAAGCCATTAGATGTGATATACTAAACTGCTTACTAACAAAATATCACATGATTTAGAGATCCCTAGCGATGCATACAGTGGTGAAAAAATATGTATTGTTAGTATTATGTAAACCATCTATTTTTGACTAGATGCAAGCGATACATAGCTAGGATTTTTAAATCACATGACTTTATGATAGTAAGTAGTTTAGAGATAGTGGATCAAAACCAATAGCTCAGATCATTGGTGCTAAGCATCTAGTTGTCTGGTCAGGAGCAATCTTATTTGGGTTGTAATGGAGGCACTCACATTCTAGCTCTACTATATATGTGCGTATGTGTATGTATTCTGTAAAGATGCGGTGGACCAGGTGAATAGAAGTCAGCATGATGATTAAACAAAAGTTTTTGCCAACTCTAAATATTATAGGCTTATACCAGGCTGGTGGTGGTAGCCACCTGATAATCACAGAGCTGGTgttaaaagaataaagaatttCAAAGATGATACAACATGCCACAAGCAAAAACAACATAAATGGAGCTTATATTGTCTAACATACTGCTCCTAATCTAACCCGCTGCTGGTAGTACTATTGAGACTACATTTTGTCATTACATCCATGGTAGGTCATATCCCAGACTTAGTGAGTCTATCACACTGACATTCTCAAAATCCATACCTTCTAACTCTACATCTACTACCATTAAATCAAGCTGCTTGAGTTCGCTTTGTGTCAACTCCATCTCAATAATCTTAGGCCAGCTCCTCCATTCCCCTCTATAACTACACCTGTATTCCCTTTCTCATAAGGACTTATGCTCTTTGTCTTGCATGACCCAGGTATCTCGAGGCATACTGAAACCTCATTTCCTATCAATGCAACTTTTTGGCCTCCCCTTATTTCCTCAGACTAATTTCATCATTTCTAGCTTTAATGTATCCTTGCCCTGAGATAATCTCAGCTGCATTGGTTACCCAACTACCAAACCATACAACATAGCCAGCTTGATTGTAATTCTACAAAATTTTCTTCAATACTTCATGCTACATACCGAACCCATAACACCCTAATAATAATCTACATGttcattatgagatcaaccatgtTTCTTCAAACTGACAACCTTCATATGTCATCTTGGATACAAGATTCACTACAAAAGCACACTTTATAACCACATGAATTCTCCCTATCAATGCCAGAGCACAAAAACTACTCAATCTGTCCCGATCAGCCCAAGAATACATGGTACCTGAAACTCCATTAATGCAATTAAGAACATGGGAGAATTGAGTCTCCAGCCTAGCTCCATAACCAAGATCCATTCATCCATGAACATGCTTTTAGAACACAAGAATAATATGAAATAAAATGAAGGGCATATTTACATCAGGAATAGTTTTCACATAATATATtctaagttcaattagtttagaGATAATATAGTTACTAGAATACATGGCAATTACCAACCCTAGCAAgaaatgaaaaactctaaagtctAAATAGTTGCATTAATCCTTATTAATTATAGTTCAGAAATTAAGAAGAAGAAACTGATAGCACCAACTCAAGAATGATTGCCTAGATACCACATAATGTACCAACAGATAATGAAGAATAAATTAATACCTGACCTAATGCTTGCATGCAAAGAGCTCGCAGCACTCCTTCAGTTAGGTCTAGAGGAAGATCTTTCCTACAAGTTATGGCAATAGTGAAAATGTCAAAACATCCTACGCTTCAAAACAATACTAACACCACATAAGGAATCCTAGGGAAAAAGGTTCAGAAAGTTTCATCAAGCTTTGACAATTAAAAAGAGAACATGATTTGTGAACCTCGACTCAAGAGGAATTTGAGGAAGAACATCCCGGATGGCACAATCCAAATATCCTGCTGCCTTTAAGAAAGCATCAATGGAGGTTCGCCTATTCTCTGCAACAAAGTTGCACAGAATAATGATCAAAAGCTGCAGTACTGACAGTCATCAACATGCATAAAGTTTCCAGAAAAAGGAATATGCTCATCTGACAACAAATAATCAAATGATATAAATGTATAATAATAGAGAAATAAGCTTATGAGTATGAGAAAATGGTTAGGATCATCACATTGTGAAATGACATGTATGTTTAGATGAGCAACATTACATGACTCATAAAGCAAATGACCAGCCCAAATATTTAGTACTTATGAATAATTTGGCACTATCAGTATTGTGCTAGCAAAAAAGAAATAAATCTGCATGTGACAAAAGTGAGGTTGGTTACTATGATAAAAATGACACTGTGAGACTAGGTTTTAGCATGCTTTGAAATTAATAATGTATGTTTTTATTAAAAAGAGTATATGCAACTGAGTGAGACCATGTTCCAGGCATAATGGCAGATGCACAAGAATAGTGAAAACAGGACATAAGATGACGATGCTGTATCAGTCACCCATAATCTAGTTCATAGCACCCACCTTCAGATACCCTTGGCTGACAACCATCATTAGACGTTTTAGGAAGAAGCAAAGAATTGGCTTCAGATAAACACAGCATAGACATCAAGTGTAGAACTGACAACACCTCATACCAAGCATTTGCCATGCCCGTTTCCTGATAGATAGTTATCAGTATCAGCCATCAGGCCTGCCTATTTTTGTCAAAGAAAATATCCTATGATCTAATAGTATGGAGGCCCACCTCTGCATCATCCTCCTGATTAACCCACACAAACTGCACTTCATCTTTTAACTGACTTCCTGTAAATTATAGTTAATGCAACTGTCAAGAGTCAAAAACAAACTGAATAAATATGGCACGAGAGTAGAAACATTGAAAAAATATAAACTCAACTCATCAAAACTACATCATTTAAATTACCATTTTTAACCAATCCCAGGAGCACTGGCAAGTAATCCTCCAAAGCCTGCAGAAGATCAGACAAAGAAGAACCTCCTGCAGACATCaaaactattttaattgggtCCTTTCCTGTCCAAACTGATTGAACTAAAGACAAAACTGCAAAGCTGCAAAGCTGCAAACCATGTTGTGTAGCTGTTTTCCACCTAGGCTTTTTCACAGTCGGTGCCTCTTGGGCTGCCATGACAACTATGCGAGTTCTAAGAGCTGAGAGGTGTTCCACTAAACTTCTTGACAAGCTATTAcccaatgagcaagataagtctACACTTTTAGGGATGCGTAATCCTGGCACAAAAACAGCCACCACTCCAGCGGTCCTTGGCCATCTTCTGTTACCACCCGCATCTGTAGGTTTTGATGCCAGGCATCCCATTTCCTGGAATTTATTTTTGCCAAAGCAACTTATGCCAAAAATAGAAACAAAAGAACACCTTTAGAAATCCTTTAGAGGTGATAAGAATGGATATATAAGGCAATACAATCAAGACCAGAAAAGAGGTTGGCAAAATCTAAAAGCAAAGGGCGGTCCTCTATAATCAAGATAAGGAATATTGCACTGAAAGTAAAATAGGAAATGCCTGAAGCCCGCTGTACAATTCACTTTGCTTTTATAACAATTAGAAGAATCCACATGGCGAGCAGAGTATAAACATGGGTTGAAACCCTGGCATCAATCAATTGCAAGGAGAATACTGGAAGAAGAGACCCCATAAAATCAAAACGAGGAACGAAAACAagagaactgaagaagaaggcaatCCTTGATAATCAAGAACACAACACGTCTCCTCTAAATTAAAGCTAAAAAATGTATAAAATCTATTGGACAACTCACTTTGACACTCTCAGATTGAAGGAACCCACAGGACATAGATGACACGTGGCTTGAAACAGAGGAGATTAAATAAATGCCAACCAACAAAGCACTAGGTGACTCACGGGCATTACATCAGAGTTATTGTCTAGAATACTCAAAGGCATGTCCCAAACTAGCAAGTCCATATGACAACTATGACGCTCACCTTTTCTTTCTGCCTTTCAGAAGCTAATTTGGGCCACTTGAGCGATGCTTTGATCCCTGCACAAGTGTTTCATACGTCACAAGACAAACCGACAAAAaggtaggagaaaaaaaaataaaaggcatGATGAGAAGGATTATTCCTTTGAGTGATGGTAACCAGACATCAAAAAGACGCTTGCAACTTGACCTACGCATACCGGTTCTCATAAATTCCTCGAGGAAATGAAAACTTCAAAGGAAAGCAGTatgttaaattttaaaaaaagaaaaaccttttatcatttttttacaaTAGTTTAATACTGCTTAACTAACTAAACTCGAGTAGAAGATTTCCAAACAAATCGATCCAAGGAATCATCCTAACAAACGAAAAACAAATCCAAGACCATCGAAATTCCACAACAGAATTCTTGGATGTTTCTCTCACTGCAAAGAAACGAGTCTAAACCCTGAGAGAAAGATCCAATCTCGGAGACGATCTGACCTAAAACGGATCAAAAGCCAACCATAAACAATCACAATTCCCTCTATCTCAAAGGACATGGAGGGACTGAGACAGGAAACGGTCCAGGAAAGAGAAGAGCACGAAGAGACAGAGATTACGCTGCAATAGACGACTCGAATCTTATCTGTAGGTTCCTCCCCGTAGAAGCATTGGGTCAAGACAGTAGGCCACTAACCACTAAACTGGAAACCCTAGATTCGCGGGCGCGGCCGAAAGAATCGACGGAGAGGCCGTCGAAAGCAAGAGAATTGGGAAACCGTAACCCTAGAAATGGGGGATTCTTGGCGAATTCATGGGAGAGGTCTCGGAGCTCGTagtcgagagagagaaagagagagcggAGGGAGAATAGGGTAGCGTCCAAATAGCGCCCAAGCTGGAAGCTTTTAAAGGGCGGGCAGGATCCTTTCCGCCGAAAGGTAAACGTCTCTCCAAGGCTTGGCGGGCTTGCGGTTGGCTGGCTCAATGATTGGGATGGAGGAGTTTGCCGCACAAATACAGAGGTGGATCCCCGCCTTTAAGAGGTGGGGTTTAATTAATCATTTTCATTAGTTTGGCAACCTCTGGTAAtgcattaaatattaattattttattaatcaaagatGATGTGGGATTACAGGTCATTTTGGTAACTGGGGTCAGTTTTTCCGATTAGGTTTCATGCTTTAGTATTAATAGGGGCCTATCAAATTAACAGCAAAATTAATAGCCAGTCCCTTTGTTGACCGACCTATAATTTTCTATCCTGAGATTATCTTAACATAAGCATTGTTAAGGAAAATCACAGAGAAGCCAGTCAAGGAAAGCAATAAGAGCCAGCCGCATGGTTATCTTCTTTGTTAGTTGTATGATTGTCTTTCATATTTATCTtgtatcatgtattgtatatCTTGTATCATATATGTTGTGCATTTATACATCTCTATAACTAGAGATCCACTCAAGAATGCAATAGAatatttaatttttcaatttttcaccAATATTTTGCAATAGTATTAGAGCCACTATGATTCTAAGTGGAGTTGTGTTATGTTCATGAGTTTATATTCTATGTTTTTTCTTCAACCACAAAATCTCCACCCCCACCTCACTCAACTCAAAGCCAATCTGTATATTAATTAATAGTTCATTGTGACCGATTTTGCCTCTTTTGGAACTTGTATCTGATCCAACTAGAGTGCATTCGTCTCTTTCGAAAAAGTTAATCAAATCACCGCTTCCTTGCTCTAGTGCAAGATCTACTATAAGCTCAATGACATCACCAACTGATTGATCCAAGTTGAAGTTTTGTAAACTTCAAAGATCTTAGCCTATTGccatctcaaattttataagaGAAGTATTTTTGGCACTACAAAGATTTGCAATTGACCAAATCTGGTCAAGTATTTTGTCAATCTCTACTCCCTACCTAGTTCTAGAATGGCTTTTGATTCTTCAACATATCCCAATCAAGTCAGATAGAGATGGTTCCAACTACAGCTATTGGTTATATCTTATGCAtagctttattaaaaataaaggCTAATGGAAAATACACTACTCGTAAGAAAGAGTATCTTGGTGATAATTATAGTCCTAAATTTGATGAATGGGACATGGATAATAATAGAATTAGCACTTGGATTACTAACACCATATATCCCACCATCAGTATGTAACTTGGAAAATAAGAGTCTGCCAAGTAAGTTTGGGATTTCTTAGGTAGTTGACAGTGTGATCCTTATAGTTGATGGCATAATCCTTATAAAAAATGATCTTGATGGTATACATACCATATGACACCACTAAAACACATGCTTTCAAATGAATGACTTAAACCCTTTAAACACTTTCTCAAGATTAAAGTTTAGAATATATCTCAAAGATAGTTTCTCTCACAAGTGAAACATGCCTCAGATAGCTAGTTTCAGTAGAGCTAGCTTGATGATGACATAGTTGTTAATATGTTACTTAAGTTTAATGTTAAATATCAATCTACTAATGTAGTTCTTCTTTCAAATCCCACATTATATCGATAACCTGTAGATAGCTTTATCTGTCTCACTATTACAAGCCTGATACATATCATGCTGCCTACTTTGTTAGTGAATTTATGGCAGCCCCTCATTCTGTTTAGTATATTATGGTACTTCAGATCTTGCAGTATGTTATGTGTATAAATATTTCTTATAGTATTTTGctctttaaattcttatcttaaCATTCATATT is a genomic window containing:
- the LOC105055464 gene encoding uncharacterized protein isoform X2 → MGCLASKPTDAGGNRRWPRTAGVVAVFVPGLRIPKSVDLSCSLGNSLSRSLVEHLSALRTRIVVMAAQEAPTVKKPRWKTATQHGGSSLSDLLQALEDYLPVLLGLVKNGSQLKDEVQFVWVNQEDDAEETGMANAWYEVLSVLHLMSMLCLSEANSLLLPKTSNDGCQPRVSEENRRTSIDAFLKAAGYLDCAIRDVLPQIPLESRKDLPLDLTEGVLRALCMQALGQSIEIQLGMAIDSPKATLAVKRRLACEMVKCWHEAHDSIMQVPLTDGWGRKHHLFIKWKYAEAKAAAYFYHGLILDEGNTEKSHGMAIAALQAAEEFLKESKRACEAFNAVPPASTNPPSWGTAKYLSEKIPKYASSKVRINRDLYSDERVLETAPTLPDFAVALKPDDYQLPSLDPSWNE
- the LOC105055464 gene encoding uncharacterized protein isoform X1; its protein translation is MGCLASKPTDAGGNRRWPRTAGVVAVFVPGLRIPKSVDLSCSLGNSLSRSLVEHLSALRTRIVVMAAQEAPTVKKPRWKTATQHVLMSAGGSSLSDLLQALEDYLPVLLGLVKNGSQLKDEVQFVWVNQEDDAEETGMANAWYEVLSVLHLMSMLCLSEANSLLLPKTSNDGCQPRVSEENRRTSIDAFLKAAGYLDCAIRDVLPQIPLESRKDLPLDLTEGVLRALCMQALGQSIEIQLGMAIDSPKATLAVKRRLACEMVKCWHEAHDSIMQVPLTDGWGRKHHLFIKWKYAEAKAAAYFYHGLILDEGNTEKSHGMAIAALQAAEEFLKESKRACEAFNAVPPASTNPPSWGTAKYLSEKIPKYASSKVRINRDLYSDERVLETAPTLPDFAVALKPDDYQLPSLDPSWNE